A genome region from Gadus macrocephalus chromosome 15, ASM3116895v1 includes the following:
- the golga4 gene encoding golgin subfamily A member 4 isoform X3, with protein sequence MFKKLKQKINEEQSPQRNAQSPLQAQQTGPGERRSSHTPSFQQDGTPSPSDREALAGMIAEPAFLSEYTIFALDHSKRPKPAQVASVGASGVVSRSPRGSINGDGSASPQPPRREEPQTFAQKLQLKVPSVEALFRSGASRAEGLFRSPSKESLGRSASRESLTTVGEAEPAAAPGYDPSSDVESEAEDSPGNVESLSREQLLHRLQRSERSLGNYRGKYSELVTAYRTVQRDKEKSQVILSQSQDKALRRIGELREELQMDQLAKKHLQEEFDATLEEKDQLITVLQTQVALMKKRLKGVTDLTVPIEVEVSASEDAANSSAALRTPAKDTDAEAAVGNEEGSGDSARVMEVLQKRVTRQENLLLKCKELLRTHKERGAQLGSENETLQEQLQLRLQELEKMKELHTTEKTKLITQLRDAKNLIEQLEQDKGMVIAETKRQMHETLEMKEDEIAQLRTRMQQITSQKEELQEQKEKNEKSAFEELERALGIAQRAEEARKQLQVQLEEQVKEVEREGEEERKSLQQELSRVKQEVVSIMKEQCKEEFSQAAKEREQQSSLALEDAGLQMTAQKTEAENKVKETQLELEAARTRILELESTLEKSSENGSSQSNDFSKQMKDLRAKHKEQMSALKAKQREQLEKHTDTLTQQHNTALEKLKQDHSLNVEDILKDKELQFHAHVEDMNQKTLEKLDAKQTELEALSSELSEALGVKQLLEERLAALDGSVGSAQQAMEQRLKEEEAKHNAAMADIRQQHEESLGGMEKTLKEELNNLKIAVEEKQRELEERILVEKTLNEKSETALQDLNTKSSELEELRHSLSQAQTAKESLVDSNANLSKITKDLGQCKKQLKQLERKLEVAQADLRKNEETLQRKSKELEEMEQQLQQTKKELSEKEKLHIEETAARYEEEQRLRKGLDDEKATHAEKTASTVKEMEVKLKTQETKMDKIKQKAKEMQEKFKKRLQENEESMKKELSKKEEELQQKEQQVRDKILEMAQKSSHGLSSAMSELQTNHKEELENLHKSHKQEVEDLEHRWQEKLRQQEEDISEKHLHVVQEKALELEDASQQLSTIRVEKDQAVLEINKFKEELVIRETTVQKLQVELKEAAGKLEGLSQSEALLKGQIESMERNLNQALIERNGLQDQLSSTEEESRNKLKALSKKLDSSEGKLKSLKTSKSKQGEDLERKLEESALQIQAKEGDFQKQLLVITNQMEHYCREVQSKVESGSTELYGRVESRVTKLKDQVLCNQKRVGELKNVILTKLDTICTLEEKLRKQTEENMNLCSSIEQLTVQLGTQAENIEALTNERDRLLKEAEGHSQSISQDVRRIEKLSEENKTISENMSANVLHISNLESIIDTLKSQVAGSVTEKEEAIHLQSQRCKEESQQIVANMRETIEKLEQEKKSAVEQADTLRNSLSEFKHNAESKFTQNHNTVVSLQDRLRDLEREISEKNEALQRLTTNIDNQSISKSEMDQALSEKEQRVSALASELESCNGRLCELQDQLALKMKECEQLSADLKQQLSDREREKREFTEQLQQIQEQFTHNSHLFQETEGKLHILEKENHTCKSELEAQRVEFEKMRSEMQKSKEQSLKDAEEKLSAESVKKMADLKKKAEQKIGQLKKQLTSQLEEKEQMVQSLKSSLEEINEREAGSKRHTETLEEQGRNLEDALGKLKEDHEKRLEESLSEQRLENVKSLEELKRVYEGKISLLQRDETAAPDAKADETPSKLEELGERLHEAEEQNRNLVAEIGRLKEELLEREAWLKQQQVAMVSLEKQTLVQQEEVVRMEQSSAVQAPRPETTDQRDEDGESLESLKEKLTEVKNEKLKIHKDFTRLQKDFRSLRREHEQDLEHLKKELAEESDKNLKLELEDLEIKQNYSLKQLMRDFNTQMALKEKEIELTVKETIGKAQCVEAELITSNREEVSQLHKLIAQKDDDLQRTVQKYEQVLQSREDEMGDRVWQVQKELEDLQTRVGGADSEMSIEELQAQLSERNTLLSEARLKEQEFVDRIHSLEDTMRCLHKKAVVTHLGNPCKDPGYSSTDALSEPTEFEYLRKVLFEYMMGRETKTMAKVLTSVLKFPPEQVQSVLEKEESKALPWLR encoded by the exons ATGTTTAAAAAGCTCAAGCAGAAGATCAACGAGGAGCAGTCTCCGCAGAGGAACGCGCAGTCACCACTTCAGGCCCAGCAG ACGGGACCTGGAGAGAGGCGTAGTAGCCACACCCCCTCCTTTCAACAGGATGGCACACCCTCTCCAAGCGACAGAGAG GCGCTGGCCGGGATGATAGCCGAGCCCGCCTTTCTCTCTGAGTACACTATCTTTGCTCTGGACCATTCAAAACGACCCAAACCGGCCCAGGTAGCCAGTGTG GGGGCTTCCGGTGTGGTGTCCAGGTCTCCCAGAGGTAGTATTAATGGAGATGGAAGTGCTTCTCCGCAG CCTCCGCGGAGAGAGGAGCCCCAGACCTTCGCCCAGAAGCTGCAGCTGAAGGTGCCCTCGGTGGAGGCGCTGTTCCGCAGCGGGGCCAGTCGGGCGGAGGGCCTCTTCCGCTCGCCGTCCAAGGAGAGCCTGGGCCGCAGCGCCTCCCGCGAGTCGCTCACCACGGTGGGGGAGGCGGAGCCCGCCGCCGCGCCCGGGTACGACCCCTCGTCGGACGTGGAGAGCGAGGCGGAGGACTCCCCGGGGAACGTGGAGTCGCTCTCCAGGGAGCAGCTGCTGCACCGCCTGCAGCGGTCGGAGCGGAGCCTGGGGAACTACCGCGGGAAGTACTCGGAG CTTGTGACGGCCTATCGGACGGTGCAGCGGGACAAAGAGAAAAGCCAG GTGATCCTGAGTCAGAGTCAAGACAAAGCCCTGCGCAGGATAGGAGAGCTTAGGGAG GAGCTTCAAATGGACCAGTTGGCCAAGAAGCACCTGCAGGAGGAGTTTGATGCTACCCTAGAGGAGAAGGACCAGTTGATCACGGTGCTCCAGACTCAG GTGGCCCTGATGAAGAAGAGACTCAAGGGGGTCACCGACCTCACCGTGCCCATCGAGGTGGAGGTGTCGGCGTCTGAAGACGCTGCCAACTCCAGCGCCGCACTGCGGACTCCCGCCAAGGACACGGACGCGGAGGCTGCCGTCGGCAACG AAGAGGGCAGCGGTGACTCAGCCAGGGTGATGGAGGTGCTCCAGAAGAGGGTGACGAGGCAGGAGAACCTGCTGCTCAAGTGCAAGGAGCTGCTGAGAACCCACAAGGAGAGGGGCGCCCAGCTGGGCAGCGAGAATGAGACCCTTCAGGAGCAGCTGCAGCTCAGGctgcaggagctggagaagatgaAG GAGCTGCACACTACAGAGAAGACAAAGCTGATCACCCAGCTGCGTGACGCCAAGAACCTCATCGAGCAGCTGGAGCAGGATAAG GGCATGGTGATCGCTGAGACCAAGCGTCAGATGCATGAGACGCTGGAGATGAAAGAGGACGAGATCGCCCAGCTACGTACCAGGATGCAGCAGATCACCTCCCAGAAAGAGGAGCTgcaggagcagaaggagaagaaTGAGAAGTCAG CGTTCGAAGAGCTGGAGAGGGCATTGGGCATCGCTCAGAGGGCGGAGGAGGCCAGGAAGCAGCTGCAGGTTcagctggaggagcaggtgaaggaggtggagcgggagggcgaggaggagaggaagagtttgCAGCAGGAACTCTCCAGGGTCAAGCAAGAGGTCGTCTCCATCATGAAG GAGCAATGCAAAGAGGAGTTTTCCCAGGCTGCCAAGGAGAGGGAACAGCAATCTTCTCTTGCATTGGAGGACGCAGGACTGCAGATGACAGCACAGAAGACGGAGGCTGAGAACAAAGTCAAAGAGACACAGTTGGAGCTGGAAGCTGCCAGAACC AGAATACTGGAGCTCGAGAGCACGCTGGAAAAGAGTTCCGAAAATGGATCGAGTCAGTCCAATGATTTCTCCAAGCAGATGAAAGATCTGCGAGCCAAACACAAGGAGCAGATGTCTGCATTGAAGGCGAAGCAACGGGAGCAGCTAGAGAAGCACACTGACACCTTAACGCAGCAGCACAACACGGCCCTGGAGAAGCTGAAGCAGGATCACAGCCTCAATGTAGAGGACATCTTGAAAGATAAAGAACTCCAGTTCCATGCACATGTGGAAGACATGAACCAGAAGACCTTGGAGAAATTGGATGCAAAACAAACAGAGCTCGAGGCTCTGTCCTCTGAGCTCTCTGAGGCGTTGGGGGTTAAGCAGCTTCTGGAAGAGAGGCTTGCAGCACTGGATGGTTCTGTTGGTTCAGCTCAGCAAGCCATGGAGCAGAGACTAAAAGAGGAGGAAGCAAAGCACAATGCAGCTATGGCAGATATCAGGCAGCAGCATGAAGAGTCACTTGGAGGGATGGAAAAAACACTAAAGGAGGAGCTGAACAACTTGAAAATCGCCGTggaagagaaacaaagagaaCTTGAGGAACGCATCCTTGTAGAAAAAACACTGAATGAAAAATCGGAGACTGCTCTGCAAGACCTGAATACGAAGTCAAGTGAATTGGAAGAGTTGAGACACAGTCTATCACAAGCGCAGACTGCGAAGGAGAGCCTGGTGGACTCGAATGCTAATTTAAGCAAGATTACCAAGGATCTAGGTCAGTGCAAGAAGCAGCTGAAACAGTTGGAGCGCAAGCTGGAGGTTGCACAAGCAGATTTGAGGAAAAACGAGGAGACCCTTCAGCGGAAGTCGAAGGAGCTTGAGGAAATGGAGCAACAGTTGCAACAGACCAAGAAAGAACTCTCGGAGAAGGAGAAGTTGCACATCGAGGAAACCGCCGCCAGGTACGAAGAGGAACAACGGTTGAGGAAAGGGCTGGATGATGAAAAGGCTACGCACGCGGAGAAGACTGCAAGCACTGTAAAAGAGATGGAAGTTAAGCTTAAGACACAGGAAACCAAGATGGACAAGATCAAACAGAAGGCCAAAGAGATGCAGGAGAAGTTCAAGAAAAGACTTCAGGAAAATGAGGAGTCTATGAAGAAAGAACTTTCCAAGAAAGAGGAAGAGCTCCAGCAGAAAGAGCAGCAAGTCAGAGATAAAATCCTAGAGATGGCCCAGAAAAGTTCCCACGGTCTCAGCAGTGCCATGTCAGAGTTACAGACCAACCACAAGGAAGAGCTGGAGAATCTGCATAAATCTCATAAGCAGGAAGTTGAGGATTTGGAACATCGCTGGCAAGAGAAGTTAAGACAACAGGAAGAGGATATTTCTGAGAAACACTTGCACGTAGTGCAGGAGAAGGCCCTGGAATTGGAAGACGCATCTCAGCAACTCAGTACTATCAGGGTAGAGAAGGACCAAGCAGTGCTTGAGATAAACAAGTTTAAAGAAGAGCTGGTAATTCGAGAGACCACTGTGCAGAAACTCCAAGTGGAGCTGAAGGAAGCAGCAGGTAAGCTTGAGGGTTTGTCCCAGAGTGAGGCTTTGCTTAAGGGGCAAATTGAGTCCATGGAAAGGAACCTAAACCAGGCTCTGATTGAGAGAAATGGTCTCCAAGATCAGCTGAGTAGCACGGAGGAAGAGAGCAGGAATAAGTTGAAGGCTTTATCCAAAAAATTGGACTCAAGCGAAGGCAAGCTTAAATCTCTTAAAACTTCCAAAAGCAAGCAGGGTGAAGACTTGGAGAGGAAACTTGAGGAGAGTGCTCTTCAAATCCAAGCAAAGGAAGGTGATTTCCAGAAGCAGTTACTGGTAATCACCAACCAAATGGAGCACTACTGTAGGGAGGTTCAATCAAAAGTTGAAAGTGGTTCCACTGAGCTCTATGGAAGAGTTGAGTCCAGGGTGACCAAGCTGAAAGACCAAGTTCTGTGTAACCAGAAAAGGGTGGGGGAGCTCaaaaatgttatcctcactaaATTGGATACAATTTGCACTTTAGAGGAGAAGCTCCGCAAGCAGACGGAGGAGAACATGAATCTATGCAGTTCAATTGAGCAGTTGACCGTTCAGCTCGGCACTCAGGCAGAGAATATAGAAGCCTTAACCAATGAGAGGGACCGTCTGCTGAAGGAAGCGGAGGGTCATTCTCAGTCCATTTCACAAGACGTCCGCAGAATAGAAAAGCTCAGCGAAGAAAACAAAACGATATCAGAAAACATGAGCGCAAACGTGTTGCATATCAGCAACTTGGAGAGCATCATTGATACCTTAAAGAGTCAGGTAGCAGGTAGTGTCACGGAGAAGGAGGAAGCCATACATCTACAGAGTCAGCGTTGCAAAGAGGAGAGTCAGCAGATTGTTGCGAACATGAGGGAGACCATTGAGAAGCTTGAGCAGGAGAAGAAGTCTGCAGTGGAGCAGGCGGACACGCTCAGGAACAGCCTGTCTGAGTTCAAGCACAACGCAGAGTCCAAGttcacacagaaccacaacacCGTTGTGTCTCTGCAGGACCGCCTGCGTGACCTGGAGCGAGAGATCTCCGAGAAGAACGAGGCGTTGCAGCGTTTGACCACGAACATCGACAATCAGTCCATCAGCAAGTCTGAGATGGACCAGGCCCTGAGCGAGAAGGAGCAGCGGGTCAGCGCACTCGCCTCGGAGCTGGAGAGCTGCAACGGCAGGCTCTGCGAGCTTCAAGACCAGTTGGCCTTAAAGATGAAAGAGTGTGAGCAACTCTCGGCCGACCTCAAGCAGCAGCTCAGTGACAGGGAACGCGAGAAGAGAGAGTTCACAGAACAGCTGCAGCAGATACAGGAGCAGTTCACACACAACAGCCATTTGTTCCAAGAGACGGAGGGCAAGCTGCACATCCTGGAGAAGGAGAACCACACTTGTAAATCTGAGCTTGAGGCTCAACGGGTAGAGTTTGAGAAGATGAGAAGCGAAATGCAGAAGAGCAAGGAGCAGAGCCTGAAGGACGCTGAGGAGAAGCTGTCTGCGGAGAGTGTGAAGAAAATGGCGGACCTCAAAAAGAAGGCTGAGCAGAAAATTGGTCAGCTTAAGAAACAGTTAACATCACAGCTTGAGGAAAAAGAGCAGATGGTTCAGTCTTTGAAGTCGAGCTTAGAGGAAATCAATGAAAGGGAAGCGGGAAGCAAGCGGCACACGGAGACCTTAGAAGAGCAGGGAAGAAACCTTGAGGACGCACTGGGAAAGCTTAAAGAAGATCACGAGAAACGCCTCGAAGAGTCGCTGAGCGAGCAGAGGCTGGAGAACGTAAAGTCTTTAGAGGAGTTGAAACGCGTGTACGAGGGGAAGATCTCGTTACTTCAGAGGGATGAAACGGCCGCTCCCGATGCCAAGGCGGATGAAACACCCTCTAAACTAGAAGAACTTGGAGAAAGACTTCACGAGGCAGAGGAGCAGAATCGAAACCTTGTTGCCGAAATAGGTCGACTGAAAGAAGAGCTCCTCGAGAGAGAAGCTTGGCTGAAACAACAGCAGGTCGCCATGGTTTCCTTGGAGAAGCAGACGCTggtgcagcaggaggaggtggtcaGGATGGAACAGAGCAGCGCAGTGCAGGCGCCGAGACCGGAGACGACGGACCAGAGAGATGAAGACGGAGAGTCTCTGGAGTCCTTGAAGGAGAAGCTGACTGAGGTCAAGAACGAGAAACTGAAGATCCACAAAGACTTCACCAGGTTGCAGAAGGACTTCCGGTCGCTGAGGAGGGAGCATGAGCAGGATCTCGAGCACCTCAAGAAGGAGTTGGCGGAGGAGAGTGACAAGAATTTGAA GTTGGAGTTGGAAGATCTGGAAATAAAGCAAAACTATTCTCTCAAGCAGCTCATGAGGGACTTCAACACACAAATGGCTCTAAAGGAGAAGGAGATTGAACTGACAGTGAAGGAGACTATTG GGAAGGCTCAGTGTGTGGAGGCTGAGTTAATCACCAGCAACCGGGAAGAAGTCAGCCAGCTTCATAAGCTCATCGCCCAGAAGGACGATGACCTGCAGAGAACGGTTCAGAAATATGAACAGGTGTTGCAG AGTCGAGAGGACGAAATGGGGGACAGAGTGTGGCAAGTCCAAAAAGAACTGGAGGACCTGCAAACAAGGGTCGGCGGGGCTGATTCTGAG ATGAGCATCGAAGAACTGCAG GCTCAGCTGTCTGAGAGGAACACTCTGTTGAGCGAGGCCAGGCTGAAGGAGCAGGAGTTTGTCGACCGA